The nucleotide sequence GGGTTCCCGGGCTCCACCTGGGTCCCTCCCGTGCTGGGCACCGTCATCTTCGTCTACGGCGGGGCGCCGTTCTTGAAGGGCGGACTCACCGAGCTGAAGAGCCGGCAGCCGGGGATGATGCTGCTGATCGCCATGGCCATCACCGTCGCCTTCGTCGCCTCCTGGGTCACCACCCTGGGGATCGGCGGGTTCGACCTCGACTTCTGGTGGGAGCTGGCCCTGCTGGTGGTCATCATGCTGCTGGGCCACTGGATGGAGATGCGCGCCCTCGGGGCGGCGTCCTCCGCCCTGGACGCCCTGGCCGCGCTGCTGCCCGACGAGGCCGAGAAGGTCGTCGACGGTGACACCGTCACCGTGCCCGTCGCCGAGCTGGCCGTGGGCGACGTCGTGCTGATCCGCCCCGGGGCCCGGGTCCCGGCCGACGGGGAGATCGTCGCGGGGACGGCCGAGTTCGACGAGTCCATGATCACCGGTGAGTCCAAGGCCGTCAGCCGGGCACCCGGCGACACGGTGGTCGCCGGGACCGTGGCCACCGACACCACCGTGCGCGTGCGGGTGGAGGCCGTCGGCGCCGACACCGCCCTGGCCGGGATCCAGCGGATGGTCGCGGCCGCCCAGGAGTCCTCCTCCCGGGCCCAGGCCCTGGCCGACCGTGCCGCCGCGCTGCTGTTCTGGTTCGCCCTGGCCGCCGGCATCCTCACCGCCGTCGCCTGGACGCTGCTGGGCAGCCCGGACGACGCGGTGATCCGCACCGTGACCGTGCTGGTCATCGCCTGCCCGCACGCCCTGGGCCTGGCGATCCCGCTGGTCATCGCGATCTCCACCGAGCGCGCGGCGAAGGCCGGGGTGCTGATCAAGGACAGGCTGGCCCTGGAGCGGATGCGCACCATCGACGTGGTGCTCTTCGACAAGACCGGCACCCTCACCGAGGGCGCCCACGCGGTCACCGGCGCCGCCCCGGTCCCCGGCACCTCGAAGGGCGAGCTCCTGGCCCTCGCGGCGGCGGCCGAGGCCGACAGCGAGCACCCCGTGGCCCGCGCCATCGTCACCGCGGCCGCCCAGGACCCCGAGGCGCAGCGGCTGGGCCTGCGCGGCACCGACCTCCGATCGGCCACCGGCCGCGGCGTCCGCGCCACGGTCGACGGCGCCGAGATCACGGTCGGCGGACCCAACATGCTGCGCGAGCTCGGCCTGTCCACGCCGGCGACGATCGCCGGCACCACCCGTGAGTGGGTGGCGCGCGGCGCCGGGGTGCTCCACGTCCTCCGGGACGGAGCGGTCATCGGCGCCCTGGCGCTGGAGGACAAGGTCCGTCCCGAGTCCCGCGCCGCCGTGGCCGCCCTGCAGGACAGGGGGGTGCGCGTGGCGATGATCACCGGCGACGCCCGCCAGGTCGCCGAGGCCGTGGGCGCCGAGCTGGGCATCGACGAGGTCTTCGCGGAGGTCCTCCCGCAGGACAAGGACACCAAGGTCGTCGAGCTCCAGTCCCGGGGGATGACCGTGGCGATGGTCGGCGACGGCGTCAACGACGCCCCCGCCCTGGCCCGGGCCGAGGTCGGCATCGCCATCGGCGCCGGCACCGACGTGGCCATGGAGTCGGCCGGGGTGGTCCTGGCCGGCAACGACCCCCGGTCCGTGCTGTCGATGATCGAGCTGTCGCGGGCCAGCTACCGGAAGATGATCCAGAACCTGGTCTGGGCCGCCGGCTACAACGTCGTCGCCGTGCCCCTGGCCGCC is from Kocuria rosea and encodes:
- a CDS encoding copper-translocating P-type ATPase; this translates as MSSPHQDHGRSAAPEQPADAHGHEQHADAGTHGQAMPHEHAHSAVDEDHQVHTHGEHAGHSTAMFRNKFWLSLVLAVPVVVFSPMVGHLLGYSVPGFPGSTWVPPVLGTVIFVYGGAPFLKGGLTELKSRQPGMMLLIAMAITVAFVASWVTTLGIGGFDLDFWWELALLVVIMLLGHWMEMRALGAASSALDALAALLPDEAEKVVDGDTVTVPVAELAVGDVVLIRPGARVPADGEIVAGTAEFDESMITGESKAVSRAPGDTVVAGTVATDTTVRVRVEAVGADTALAGIQRMVAAAQESSSRAQALADRAAALLFWFALAAGILTAVAWTLLGSPDDAVIRTVTVLVIACPHALGLAIPLVIAISTERAAKAGVLIKDRLALERMRTIDVVLFDKTGTLTEGAHAVTGAAPVPGTSKGELLALAAAAEADSEHPVARAIVTAAAQDPEAQRLGLRGTDLRSATGRGVRATVDGAEITVGGPNMLRELGLSTPATIAGTTREWVARGAGVLHVLRDGAVIGALALEDKVRPESRAAVAALQDRGVRVAMITGDARQVAEAVGAELGIDEVFAEVLPQDKDTKVVELQSRGMTVAMVGDGVNDAPALARAEVGIAIGAGTDVAMESAGVVLAGNDPRSVLSMIELSRASYRKMIQNLVWAAGYNVVAVPLAAGVLAPIGIVLSPAVGAVLMSASTIVVALNAQLLRRLDLAPAHLASVGTEDRRAPEQADTVPAR